The following are encoded together in the Clostridium sp. BJN0013 genome:
- the spoVG gene encoding septation regulator SpoVG: protein MQITDVRVRKIAAEGKMKAIVSVTFDNEFVVHDIKVIEGQNGLFIAMPSRKTPDGEFKDIAHPINTQTREKIQKAILGEYEKVKNEETVTEEKVEE from the coding sequence ATGCAAATTACAGATGTCAGAGTGAGGAAAATTGCTGCCGAGGGTAAGATGAAAGCTATTGTTTCAGTAACCTTTGATAACGAATTCGTTGTTCACGATATAAAAGTTATAGAAGGTCAAAATGGTCTTTTTATAGCAATGCCAAGTAGGAAAACTCCTGATGGAGAGTTTAAGGATATTGCTCACCCAATAAATACTCAAACAAGAGAGAAGATACAAAAAGCAATTCTTGGTGAGTATGAAAAAGTAAAAAATGAGGAAACTGTTACCGAAGAAAAGGTAGAGGAATAA
- the glmU gene encoding bifunctional UDP-N-acetylglucosamine diphosphorylase/glucosamine-1-phosphate N-acetyltransferase GlmU, with the protein MYNCAVILAAGEGKRMKSSKPKVLHKICGKEMINIVIDVVKKAQIKDINVVVGKNAERVKKATEAKNTSYSFQDKQLGTGHAVLCAGDFLKNKKGTVAVFTGDSPLIKEGTIKNMLDFHSAGGYGATILTSIVQNPYGYGRIIREENQQVLKIVEHKDCLQEELQVKEINSGIYCFDIESLVESLNKIHNNNAQGEYYLTDVIEILKQKGKKVGAFPISFEETMGVNSRVQLAEAENIMRNRINKIHMENGVTLIDHNNTYIDLDVQIGKDTIIYPGNVFQGNTVIGENCIFYPNSRIQSSIIKDNVTVENSVILESTIGENTSVGPFAYIRPETTIGKSVKIGDFVEVKKSTIGDNTKVSHLTYIGDAEVGDKCNFGCGTVVVNYDGKSKNKTLIGNNSFIGCNTNLVSPVKINDNTYIAAGSTITDEVPEGALAIARARQVNKKSWVYKKGLKK; encoded by the coding sequence ATGTATAATTGTGCTGTAATACTAGCTGCAGGTGAAGGTAAAAGGATGAAATCTTCTAAACCTAAAGTACTTCATAAAATTTGCGGCAAGGAAATGATAAATATAGTTATTGATGTTGTAAAAAAGGCACAAATAAAAGATATAAATGTTGTAGTTGGTAAAAATGCAGAAAGAGTAAAAAAAGCTACGGAAGCTAAAAATACAAGTTATTCTTTTCAAGACAAACAATTAGGTACAGGACATGCGGTTCTTTGTGCTGGCGATTTTTTGAAAAATAAAAAAGGAACTGTGGCTGTATTTACTGGTGATTCACCTTTAATAAAAGAAGGTACTATAAAAAACATGCTGGATTTTCATAGTGCTGGAGGTTATGGAGCTACCATACTCACATCTATAGTACAAAATCCTTATGGATATGGAAGAATTATAAGAGAGGAAAATCAACAGGTACTTAAGATAGTAGAACATAAGGATTGTTTACAAGAAGAACTTCAGGTTAAAGAAATAAATTCAGGAATATATTGTTTTGATATAGAAAGTTTAGTTGAAAGCTTAAATAAAATACATAATAATAATGCTCAAGGAGAGTATTATTTAACGGATGTTATAGAGATATTAAAGCAAAAAGGAAAAAAAGTAGGGGCATTTCCTATCTCTTTTGAGGAAACTATGGGGGTCAATTCAAGAGTACAACTTGCAGAAGCTGAGAATATTATGAGAAACAGAATAAATAAAATACATATGGAAAATGGAGTTACGTTAATTGACCATAATAATACTTATATAGATTTAGATGTTCAAATAGGAAAAGATACTATAATATATCCTGGAAATGTTTTTCAGGGTAATACTGTTATAGGCGAAAATTGTATTTTTTATCCTAATTCTAGAATACAAAGCAGTATAATAAAGGATAATGTTACAGTGGAAAATTCTGTAATATTGGAAAGCACAATAGGGGAAAATACTAGTGTAGGGCCTTTTGCTTATATAAGACCTGAAACTACAATAGGAAAATCTGTGAAGATAGGTGATTTTGTAGAAGTTAAAAAGTCTACTATAGGAGATAATACAAAAGTATCTCATTTAACATATATAGGGGATGCTGAGGTTGGAGATAAGTGCAATTTTGGTTGTGGAACTGTTGTGGTAAACTATGATGGAAAAAGTAAGAATAAAACTTTAATTGGAAATAATTCATTTATAGGATGTAATACAAATTTAGTATCTCCAGTTAAAATTAATGACAATACCTATATAGCTGCAGGTTCTACCATAACAGATGAAGTTCCCGAAGGAGCACTGGCAATAGCCAGGGCACGGCAAGTGAATAAAAAAAGTTGGGTGTATAAAAAAGGATTAAAGAAATAA
- the purR gene encoding pur operon repressor, translating into MQKFSRNHRIAAITKILLENPNKVMSLNNFTLMFNTAKSTVSEDILVVKDTLNKFQMGRIDTISGASGGIKYVCGISNEKRREFAEKLCIILKNRERIIPGNFLYMTDIMFNPVIIHTAGVILASIFIERNIDYVVTVETKGIPLAYEVARIMGVQLVVVRREQKFTEGSTLTINYVSGSTGRIQTMSLSKKALKKGSKCIFIDDFMRAGGTAMGIINLLKEFESELLGIGFLIDNVETPKKLVQDYKSIVDFKGIDENGNALLFPSENV; encoded by the coding sequence ATGCAAAAATTCAGTAGAAACCATAGAATAGCGGCAATAACTAAAATTTTGCTGGAAAATCCTAATAAAGTAATGAGTCTGAATAATTTTACTCTTATGTTTAATACAGCTAAGTCTACAGTAAGTGAAGATATATTAGTAGTAAAAGATACTTTAAATAAATTCCAAATGGGAAGAATAGATACCATATCTGGAGCCTCAGGGGGTATAAAGTATGTCTGTGGAATATCTAATGAAAAGAGAAGAGAATTTGCTGAAAAATTATGTATTATTTTGAAAAATAGAGAAAGAATAATACCAGGTAATTTTTTATATATGACAGATATAATGTTTAATCCTGTTATAATACATACTGCAGGAGTGATCTTAGCATCTATTTTTATAGAGAGAAATATTGATTATGTAGTTACTGTTGAAACTAAAGGGATTCCTTTAGCTTATGAGGTGGCCAGAATAATGGGGGTCCAACTTGTAGTAGTAAGGAGAGAGCAAAAGTTTACCGAAGGATCTACTTTAACTATAAATTATGTTTCAGGATCTACAGGAAGAATTCAAACTATGTCCTTGTCTAAAAAGGCGTTAAAGAAGGGAAGTAAATGTATTTTTATTGATGATTTCATGAGGGCAGGAGGAACTGCCATGGGTATAATAAATTTATTGAAAGAATTTGAAAGTGAACTCTTAGGTATAGGATTTTTAATAGATAACGTGGAAACCCCTAAAAAATTAGTACAGGATTATAAATCTATAGTAGATTTTAAAGGTATTGATGAAAATGGTAATGCACTGTTATTTCCTTCTGAAAATGTTTAA
- a CDS encoding ATP-binding protein has product MKKGLFSKLVAAFTAIIIVSFVMTAAFLSYWFESYYFEERKSQLLKESQFISYKALQYLAGDLTADEINETLNNIAKYLSADIWLVDNYGYVYSVSKSEHKQLIATPTQIVTKDLEELRENKTVDKKEIDSDIFVDPVHTFEIPIFSNGVFKGAILMHTSISELREPLKRVYEIIWISAILAIIICCVVIYYFSQRIIIYPLKKINYVADKISKGEVEKRVCINSNDEIGELAKSFNSMADSLEQVEKNRRQFISNVSHEIRSPLTSIKGFIGGIIDGVIPREKQNYYLSVTYSEIQRLTRLVNDLLDLSAIEAGQFKLRIEELDINEIIRLCIIKFQTKINEKRLNVDVVMENDKLYVAADRDRINQVVTNLIDNAVKYVNKGGNIKVSTKIKGDKAFISVYNDGEGIPESELKHIWDRFYKSDKSRTSKVSTGLGLSIVRSILTQLGEDIWVENKESGGIIFAFTLKRV; this is encoded by the coding sequence ATGAAAAAGGGATTATTTTCAAAGCTTGTAGCTGCATTTACTGCAATTATTATAGTAAGTTTTGTAATGACAGCAGCTTTTTTGTCTTACTGGTTTGAAAGCTATTATTTTGAAGAGAGAAAAAGTCAGCTGCTTAAAGAATCCCAGTTTATAAGTTATAAAGCACTTCAATATTTAGCAGGAGACTTAACTGCAGATGAGATAAATGAAACTTTAAATAACATAGCCAAGTATTTGTCTGCGGATATATGGCTTGTGGATAATTATGGTTATGTGTATTCAGTATCAAAAAGTGAACATAAACAATTAATAGCTACTCCCACACAAATAGTTACTAAAGATTTAGAGGAGCTTAGAGAAAATAAGACTGTAGATAAAAAAGAAATTGATTCAGATATATTTGTGGATCCAGTACATACCTTTGAAATACCTATTTTTTCAAATGGAGTTTTTAAAGGTGCTATACTTATGCATACTTCTATAAGTGAGTTAAGAGAACCCTTAAAGAGAGTATATGAAATTATATGGATATCTGCTATCTTAGCTATTATAATATGTTGTGTTGTAATCTATTATTTTTCTCAAAGGATAATAATATATCCACTTAAGAAAATTAATTATGTAGCAGATAAAATATCAAAAGGAGAAGTGGAAAAAAGAGTATGTATAAATTCAAATGATGAAATTGGAGAACTAGCTAAGTCTTTTAATAGTATGGCAGATTCACTGGAACAGGTAGAAAAAAATAGAAGACAATTTATATCCAATGTATCTCATGAAATAAGATCTCCCTTAACTTCTATAAAAGGTTTCATAGGGGGGATAATTGATGGTGTTATCCCACGTGAAAAACAAAACTATTATTTGTCGGTTACTTACTCTGAAATACAAAGGCTTACAAGACTTGTAAATGATCTTTTGGATTTATCTGCCATTGAGGCAGGGCAATTCAAGCTTAGAATAGAGGAGTTAGATATAAATGAAATTATAAGATTGTGTATTATAAAATTTCAAACTAAAATAAACGAAAAAAGATTAAATGTAGATGTAGTTATGGAAAATGATAAACTTTATGTAGCTGCGGATAGAGATAGAATAAATCAAGTGGTTACAAATTTAATAGATAATGCTGTTAAGTATGTAAATAAGGGTGGAAATATAAAAGTTTCAACTAAAATTAAGGGGGATAAGGCATTTATATCTGTCTACAATGATGGGGAAGGAATACCAGAATCAGAATTAAAACATATATGGGATAGATTTTATAAATCGGATAAGTCAAGAACTTCAAAAGTAAGTACAGGACTTGGACTTTCCATTGTAAGGAGTATACTAACACAACTAGGAGAAGATATATGGGTTGAAAATAAGGAATCTGGTGGTATTATATTTGCATTTACTTTAAAAAGGGTTTAA
- a CDS encoding response regulator — MEGSIGKILIVDDDENICEVIKMYVESAGYEVQIANDGKSAETTFLEYKPDLVLLDIMLPNIDGIDVLKWIRKDYETPVIMLTAKGETFDKVLGLELGADDYIVKPFEAKEMLARIKAVLRRYSVDTENKEVLKFDQLTIDINSYTVTYRNDDIKMPPKEFELLYYLANNKNRVFTREQLLCEVWGYDYPGDSRTVDVHVKRLREKLQGGPNWQIETVWGVGYKFEVK, encoded by the coding sequence ATGGAAGGCTCAATAGGAAAAATTTTAATTGTAGATGATGATGAAAATATATGTGAAGTAATAAAAATGTATGTAGAGAGTGCTGGCTATGAAGTACAAATCGCTAATGATGGAAAGTCAGCAGAAACAACATTTCTAGAATATAAACCAGATTTAGTACTTCTGGATATAATGCTTCCTAACATTGATGGAATAGATGTTCTTAAATGGATAAGAAAAGACTATGAAACTCCTGTAATCATGCTTACGGCAAAAGGAGAAACCTTTGATAAAGTTTTAGGACTTGAACTTGGGGCGGATGATTATATAGTAAAACCCTTTGAAGCTAAAGAAATGTTGGCAAGAATCAAAGCAGTACTTAGAAGATATAGTGTAGATACTGAAAATAAAGAGGTATTAAAATTTGACCAGTTAACTATTGATATAAATTCATATACTGTTACCTATAGAAATGATGATATAAAAATGCCTCCCAAAGAGTTTGAATTGCTGTACTATTTGGCTAATAATAAAAATAGGGTGTTTACTAGAGAACAGCTTTTATGTGAAGTGTGGGGATATGATTACCCGGGAGATTCTAGAACTGTAGATGTACATGTAAAAAGATTGAGAGAAAAACTTCAAGGAGGGCCTAACTGGCAAATAGAAACAGTTTGGGGTGTAGGATATAAGTTTGAGGTGAAGTAG
- a CDS encoding ribose-phosphate diphosphokinase, translating to MITHGKNIKIFAGNSHPDLAKQIGDILGIKVGDSKVTTFSDGEICVNINETVRGMDVFIVQSTNNPVNDNLMELLIMIDAFKRASAGRITAVMPYYGYARQDRKAKARDPITAKLVADILTATGADRVLTMDLHASQIQGYFNIPLDHLLGAPILAKYFIQKGFDEKDDVVVVSPDLGSVTRARKFADKLHASIAIIDKRRPRVNVSEIMNIIGDVKDKTVILVDDMIDTAGTITNGANALIERGAKEVYACCTHAVLSGPAIERIKNSAIKELVMLNTINLPESKILDNFKILSIAPVFAEAIRRIYEDISVSKLFED from the coding sequence ATGATAACCCATGGTAAAAATATTAAGATTTTTGCAGGAAATTCTCATCCTGATTTAGCTAAACAAATAGGGGATATTTTAGGTATTAAAGTTGGAGATTCTAAAGTTACAACTTTTAGTGATGGTGAGATATGTGTAAATATCAATGAAACAGTAAGAGGAATGGATGTATTTATAGTTCAATCAACTAATAATCCTGTAAATGATAATCTAATGGAACTTTTAATTATGATTGATGCCTTTAAGAGGGCATCCGCAGGAAGAATAACTGCAGTAATGCCTTATTATGGTTATGCAAGACAAGATAGAAAAGCTAAAGCGAGAGATCCGATTACAGCAAAGCTGGTGGCGGATATATTAACAGCTACTGGTGCAGATAGAGTACTTACAATGGATTTACATGCTTCCCAAATTCAAGGATATTTTAATATACCTCTTGATCATCTTTTAGGAGCACCTATACTTGCAAAATATTTTATACAAAAAGGATTTGATGAAAAGGATGATGTAGTTGTAGTTTCTCCAGATCTTGGAAGCGTAACTAGAGCTAGAAAATTTGCAGATAAATTACATGCGTCAATAGCTATTATAGATAAAAGAAGACCAAGAGTTAATGTGTCAGAAATAATGAATATAATTGGAGATGTGAAAGATAAAACTGTTATATTAGTGGATGATATGATAGATACAGCAGGTACAATAACAAATGGGGCTAATGCTCTTATAGAGCGAGGGGCAAAAGAAGTTTATGCATGCTGCACCCATGCTGTGTTGTCTGGTCCTGCAATAGAGAGAATAAAGAATTCTGCCATAAAAGAGTTAGTAATGTTAAATACGATAAATCTGCCAGAGAGCAAGATATTGGATAACTTCAAAATACTATCTATAGCTCCAGTATTTGCTGAAGCTATAAGAAGAATATATGAAGATATTTCAGTAAGTAAATTATTTGAAGATTAA
- the murC gene encoding UDP-N-acetylmuramate--L-alanine ligase, which yields MSFDFIKNKKVHFIGIGGISMSALAEILLEKGFKVSGSDVKSSETTERLKSKGAKVYIGQISQNITPDIDLVVYTAAISKNNEELLKAKNLNIPLMDRAEFLGEIMKGHKYNVAVSGTHGKTTTTSMLSSITLEANLDPTILVGGNLDIIDGNVRIGHSPYFITEACEYKESFLKFFPFIGIILNIDADHLDYYKDIEEIQNAFIKFAKLIPREGYLVCCADDRRMKKIISNVNCNIMSYGIESGDITAKNICFDREGRAFFEVYKSDKKLFSLNLSVPGKHNILNALASISVSLILNISVDNIRDGLKNFKGTHRRFEIKGKKEGIVVIDDYAHHPTEIKATLNAVENYPHKRIICVFQPHTFSRTISLFEEFTAAFDNVDELILADIFPAREKDTGEISSSMLCEQIIKRGVKCRNIKDFTSIVQYLNDILTEGDVLLTLGAGDVFQVGELYLNQ from the coding sequence TTGTCATTTGATTTTATAAAAAATAAAAAAGTTCATTTTATAGGCATAGGCGGAATAAGCATGAGTGCACTGGCTGAAATTCTACTGGAAAAAGGCTTTAAAGTCTCCGGTTCAGATGTGAAATCTTCTGAAACCACAGAAAGATTAAAATCAAAAGGAGCCAAAGTGTATATAGGACAGATAAGCCAAAATATAACCCCTGATATAGATCTTGTAGTGTACACTGCTGCAATTTCAAAAAACAATGAAGAACTATTAAAAGCTAAAAATTTAAATATTCCCCTTATGGATAGAGCTGAATTCTTAGGTGAAATAATGAAAGGACATAAATACAATGTAGCAGTATCTGGTACTCACGGTAAAACTACCACTACTTCCATGTTATCCTCCATAACACTTGAAGCCAATCTGGATCCTACTATACTTGTTGGTGGAAATTTAGATATAATAGATGGAAATGTCAGAATTGGACATAGTCCTTACTTTATTACAGAAGCTTGTGAATATAAAGAATCTTTTCTTAAATTCTTTCCATTTATAGGTATAATTTTAAATATTGATGCAGATCATCTAGATTACTACAAGGATATAGAAGAAATACAAAATGCATTTATAAAATTTGCCAAATTAATTCCTAGAGAAGGATATTTGGTATGCTGTGCTGATGACAGAAGAATGAAAAAAATCATATCAAATGTAAATTGTAACATAATGAGTTACGGTATAGAAAGTGGAGATATTACTGCTAAAAATATATGCTTTGATAGAGAGGGACGTGCTTTCTTTGAAGTATATAAATCTGATAAAAAATTATTTTCTCTAAATTTAAGTGTTCCAGGCAAACATAATATATTAAATGCTTTAGCAAGTATATCTGTTTCTTTGATTTTAAATATATCAGTTGATAATATAAGAGATGGGCTAAAAAACTTTAAAGGTACACATAGAAGATTTGAAATTAAAGGTAAAAAAGAAGGTATAGTAGTTATAGATGATTATGCACATCATCCTACAGAGATCAAAGCAACTTTAAATGCTGTAGAAAATTATCCTCATAAAAGAATAATTTGTGTATTTCAGCCCCATACCTTTTCAAGAACTATAAGCCTATTTGAAGAATTCACCGCTGCTTTTGATAATGTAGATGAACTAATATTAGCAGATATATTTCCTGCAAGAGAAAAAGATACAGGTGAAATAAGTTCATCTATGCTATGTGAGCAAATTATAAAAAGAGGAGTTAAATGTAGGAACATAAAAGACTTCACTTCCATAGTCCAGTATTTAAATGATATTTTAACAGAAGGGGATGTACTTTTAACATTAGGTGCAGGAGATGTTTTTCAAGTTGGTGAATTATATTTAAATCAATAA
- a CDS encoding S1C family serine protease, which yields MDDNNRYDDIKDVYWEKVDAESGKIKFINMKRRSTARALIKLFCFILVAAVSGGISGAYIVNKKENTKVYTPNNQLLVESNGDTKKQEDTSEDIYANSISKVAQTVGLSVVGISNKAEGYFGLQDLGSGSGIIIDSNGYIATNYHVIEGADKVTVRLSSGKILDASILGVDQQADLAVIKVEAKNLPVVKFGDSSTMKVGDIVIAIGNSLGQEFPSVTAGIISALNRKIEYNGTVYKVIQTDAATNPGNSGGALCNIKGYVIGINSLKMGSDSNVEGISFAININDAKNIIKSLMSYGEVSKPYLGIYGESVTSQNDKIQGVYIQQVEKNSGAAASGIKPTDILIEIDGKKVRSLSDVKEVLEGHKVGDKVLGKIWRNGKTIETEIVLSENKESK from the coding sequence ATGGATGATAACAACAGATATGATGACATAAAAGACGTTTACTGGGAAAAAGTAGATGCAGAGAGTGGAAAAATAAAATTTATAAATATGAAAAGGCGGTCAACTGCAAGAGCATTGATTAAACTGTTTTGTTTTATATTGGTGGCAGCTGTTTCGGGAGGCATATCTGGAGCATATATAGTAAATAAAAAGGAAAATACTAAAGTATATACACCTAATAATCAATTGTTGGTTGAATCCAATGGAGATACTAAAAAACAAGAAGATACATCCGAGGATATATATGCAAATTCTATATCGAAGGTAGCTCAAACGGTAGGTTTATCCGTAGTTGGTATAAGCAATAAAGCAGAAGGATATTTTGGGTTACAGGATTTAGGAAGTGGCTCTGGTATAATAATTGATTCCAATGGATATATAGCAACTAATTATCATGTAATAGAAGGAGCAGATAAGGTTACAGTGCGACTTTCAAGTGGAAAGATTCTGGATGCTTCTATATTGGGAGTTGATCAGCAGGCTGATTTAGCTGTAATAAAGGTAGAAGCCAAAAATCTTCCCGTGGTTAAATTCGGAGATTCTTCAACGATGAAAGTAGGAGATATTGTAATTGCCATAGGAAATTCTTTAGGTCAGGAATTTCCAAGTGTTACTGCAGGCATAATAAGTGCATTAAATAGAAAAATAGAGTATAACGGGACTGTATACAAAGTTATTCAAACAGATGCAGCTACAAATCCTGGAAATAGTGGCGGCGCTCTTTGTAATATAAAAGGTTATGTTATAGGCATTAACAGTTTAAAGATGGGATCTGATTCCAATGTAGAGGGTATAAGTTTTGCAATAAATATAAATGATGCAAAAAATATAATAAAGTCACTTATGAGTTACGGGGAAGTTTCAAAGCCTTATTTAGGTATATATGGTGAAAGTGTGACATCACAGAATGATAAGATTCAGGGTGTTTATATACAGCAGGTGGAAAAAAATAGTGGTGCTGCAGCTTCTGGTATAAAACCTACGGACATATTGATAGAAATAGATGGCAAAAAGGTAAGGAGTTTATCTGATGTAAAGGAAGTACTAGAAGGACATAAGGTAGGAGACAAGGTCCTAGGGAAAATATGGAGAAATGGTAAGACCATAGAAACAGAAATAGTTCTTTCTGAAAATAAAGAAAGTAAATAA